A window of the Gossypium hirsutum isolate 1008001.06 chromosome A05, Gossypium_hirsutum_v2.1, whole genome shotgun sequence genome harbors these coding sequences:
- the LOC107959774 gene encoding heparan-alpha-glucosaminide N-acetyltransferase — translation MAMEYEPIKPYADDLEDSVYTQEKHFSIDIDIIGNAEKIQDDDGSKNLNQLAFRISDPNIANKGDESPFIPASNSTNLPLHRQQPPQHRLISLDVCRGLTVVLMILVDDVGGILPAINHSPWNGLTLADYVMPFFLFIVGVSLGLTYKRVSCRVNATRKAILRALKLLILGIFLQGGFFHGLNNLTYGMDIQQMRLMGILQRIAIAYLVAALCEIWLKGNDHVTSQLALLRKYQFQWLAASVLTVIYISLLYGLYVPTWQYQIPDATSSSAPKTFSVKCGVRGDTGPACNVVGMIDRKILGIQHLYRKPVFERTKQCSINSPDYGPLPSDAPAWCQAPFEPEGLLSSVMAMVTCLVGLHYGHIIVHFKDHADRIRHWLIPSSAFLVLGLALDIFGMHINKALYTFSYMCVTASAAGFLFAGIYLLVDIHGYRGMTLVLEWMGKHALVIYILAACNIIPIVIQGFYWKQPQNNILSLIGIGR, via the exons ATGGCGATGGAATACGAACCAATCAAGCCATATGCAGATGATTTAGAGGATTCTGTTTATACGCAAGAAAAGCATTTCAGCATTGATATTGATATTATTGGCAATGCTGAGAAAATCCAAGATGATGATGGAAGTAAGAATTTGAATCAGCTGGCTTTTCGGATCTCTGACCCAAACATTGCTAACAAAGGTGATGAAAGCCCCTTCATTCCCGCTTCCAACTCCACAAACCTTCCTCTCCACCGTCAACAGCCGCCGCAGCACCGGCTTATTTCCTTGGACGTTTGCCGGGGCCTCACCGTTGTG CTAATGATACTTGTAGATGATGTTGGTGGCATTCTTCCTGCTATCAATCATTCACCATGGAATGGATTAACCCTTGCAGATTATGTCATGCCATTTTTTCTCTTCATTGTTGGTGTTTCTCTAGGACTGACATACAAG AGAGTTTCCTGCAGAGTTAATGCAACTAGAAAAGCAATATTGCGAGCACTAAAGCTTCTGATATTAGGCATTTTTCTACAAG GAGGCTTCTTCCATGGGCTCAACAATTTAACTTATGGGATGGATATTCAGCAAATGAGATTGATGGGAATACTGCAG AGAATTGCCATAGCATATTTAGTAGCAGCATTGTGCGAGATTTGGCTGAAAGGTAATGATCATGTTACATCACAATTAGCTCTGCTGAGAAAGTATCAATTTCAGTG GCTTGCTGCTTCTGTTCTTACTGTCATATATATTTCCTTGTTATATGGCTTGTATGTACCCACTTGGCAATATCAGATTCCAGATGCAACTTCTTCCTCAGCACCAAAGACTTTTTCG GTGAAATGTGGAGTACGTGGTGACACTGGACCAGCTTGTAATGTGGTTGGAATGATTGATCGTAAAATACTGGGGATTCAACATCTGTACAGGAAACCGGTCTTTGAAAGAACAAAG CAATGCAGCATCAACTCACCTGATTATGGCCCTTTACCTTCTGATGCCCCTGCTTGGTGTCAAGCCCCCTTTGAACCTGAAGGACTTCTGAG TTCAGTGATGGCAATGGTGACCTGCTTGGTTGGTTTACACTATGGGCATATAATTGTTCACTTTAAG GATCATGCGGACCGAATTCGTCACTGGTTGATACCATCTTCAGCTTTTCTAGTCTTGGGCCTTGCCTTGGACATTTTCG GAATGCACATTAACAAGGCTCTTTACACATTCAGTTACATGTGTGTTACTGCCAGTGCCGCTGGCTTTCTCTTTGCCGGAATTTATCTACTG GTTGACATCCATGGATATCGAGGCATGACATTGGTATTGGAATGGATGGGGAAGCATGCTTTGGTGATATACATCCTTGCAGCCTGCAATATCATACCAATTGTTATACAGGGATTCTATTGGAAGCAGCCTCAAAATAACATT CTTAGCTTAATTGGCATTGGAAGATGA